Proteins encoded within one genomic window of Geotalea daltonii FRC-32:
- a CDS encoding nucleotidyl transferase AbiEii/AbiGii toxin family protein, which produces MIPLDYITAWRTHAPWPQLSQVEQDLIISRALVELYSHPLLAENLAFRGGTALFKLHLPPARYSEDIDLVQIKAGPIGPIMDAVQEKLNIWLGVPKRKQSEGRVTLIWRVDSEEGLPLRLKVEINSREHFTFLGYQKLQFQMVSRWHSGTASISTYGIDELLGTKLRALYQRKKGRDLFDLWHAASALNVSPEAVVSCFVKYLEHEGHPVSRAEFEMNLFEKLSDRRFLDDMAPLLTTGTNWNHRAAAQYVLESLAPLMPGDAWVKTGERLIDWSR; this is translated from the coding sequence ATGATCCCTCTCGACTACATCACCGCATGGCGGACCCATGCTCCATGGCCGCAGCTTTCCCAGGTCGAGCAGGATTTGATAATCTCTCGGGCTCTTGTTGAGCTGTACAGCCATCCGCTTCTCGCTGAAAATCTGGCCTTCCGTGGCGGCACCGCACTATTTAAATTGCACCTGCCGCCAGCACGGTATTCTGAGGATATTGATCTGGTGCAGATTAAGGCCGGTCCAATCGGGCCTATCATGGATGCGGTGCAGGAAAAGTTGAATATATGGCTGGGAGTTCCGAAGCGGAAGCAGTCTGAAGGCCGGGTGACGTTGATTTGGCGGGTGGATTCTGAGGAAGGCTTGCCGCTAAGACTGAAGGTGGAGATCAACTCCCGTGAGCACTTCACCTTCTTAGGCTACCAGAAACTTCAGTTCCAGATGGTCTCCCGCTGGCACAGCGGCACTGCTTCAATCTCTACCTATGGGATTGATGAACTGCTTGGAACCAAGCTTCGTGCGCTTTATCAGCGGAAGAAAGGTCGAGACTTGTTCGACCTCTGGCATGCTGCATCAGCCCTTAACGTCAGCCCAGAGGCCGTGGTGTCATGCTTCGTAAAGTATCTGGAGCACGAAGGGCATCCGGTATCACGGGCCGAGTTTGAGATGAACCTGTTCGAGAAGCTGAGTGATCGGCGCTTTCTCGATGACATGGCTCCATTGCTGACGACCGGGACAAATTGGAACCACCGGGCTGCGGCGCAGTACGTGTTGGAGTCGTTAGCACCATTGATGCCGGGGGATGCATGGGTAAAGACGGGAGAGCGCCTGATCGATTGGTCAAGATAG
- a CDS encoding type IV toxin-antitoxin system AbiEi family antitoxin, giving the protein MAIAQYLDHLLAQGIYCFSGVEASQFLGSNVIATRAALRRARHKGEIAMPFRGFYVIVTPEHRKLGCLPANQFIPALMSHLGELYYAGLLTAAEHHGAAHHRPQSFQVIVPRTRTGITCGGVRVDFIGRKNVAGMPTQDFKTPRGYLRVSTPEVTAFDLAGYPHHAGGLDNVATVLSELAEKMDPAKLVSIADLSPISWSQRLGYLLELVGERELAKGLAEYITQKDAVPVPLSPSQPSKNIRQESRWRLLPNEKVEPEL; this is encoded by the coding sequence ATGGCTATTGCTCAGTATCTTGACCACTTGCTCGCACAGGGAATATACTGCTTCAGTGGCGTGGAAGCCTCTCAATTTTTAGGCTCTAACGTCATCGCGACCCGTGCTGCCTTACGCCGCGCACGGCATAAGGGAGAAATAGCCATGCCGTTTCGAGGGTTCTACGTGATCGTTACCCCGGAACATCGAAAACTTGGCTGTCTTCCCGCCAACCAATTCATCCCGGCACTGATGTCTCATCTTGGTGAGCTGTATTATGCCGGACTTCTCACCGCTGCCGAACATCACGGTGCTGCCCATCATCGCCCTCAATCCTTTCAAGTTATAGTGCCGCGCACCAGGACGGGAATTACCTGCGGCGGCGTTCGGGTCGATTTTATCGGACGGAAAAATGTCGCTGGCATGCCTACCCAGGATTTCAAAACCCCCCGAGGGTATCTAAGGGTTTCCACTCCGGAAGTTACCGCTTTTGATCTTGCCGGATACCCGCACCATGCGGGGGGATTGGACAATGTTGCTACGGTCCTGTCCGAACTGGCCGAGAAAATGGACCCTGCAAAACTTGTCTCCATTGCTGATCTTTCTCCCATATCGTGGTCTCAACGTCTGGGCTACCTGTTGGAATTGGTGGGCGAGCGCGAGCTGGCTAAAGGCCTGGCAGAATATATAACTCAAAAGGATGCGGTGCCGGTGCCGCTCTCTCCGTCGCAACCTTCAAAAAATATACGGCAAGAGTCCCGTTGGCGGTTGTTACCGAATGAAAAGGTAGAGCCGGAACTATGA
- the smpB gene encoding SsrA-binding protein SmpB — MSEKLICNNKKAYHDYFIEEKFEAGMVLKGTEVKSLRNGKANLNDSFALIKNGEAFLHNLHISPYDFGNRENHDPDRMRKLLLHKKEIGKLFGKIREQGYSVVPLRLYFKTGLVKVELGMAKGKKLYDKREDMKKKDMRRDVAVALKERNR, encoded by the coding sequence ATGTCTGAAAAGTTGATCTGTAACAATAAAAAAGCCTATCACGATTATTTCATCGAGGAAAAATTCGAGGCTGGCATGGTACTCAAGGGAACCGAAGTTAAATCCCTGCGAAATGGCAAAGCCAACCTCAATGATTCCTTTGCCCTGATCAAGAATGGCGAAGCATTTCTGCATAACCTGCATATCTCTCCATACGATTTCGGCAACCGGGAAAATCATGATCCGGACCGGATGCGCAAGCTGCTTCTCCACAAAAAGGAAATAGGCAAGCTTTTCGGCAAGATCAGGGAACAGGGCTATTCGGTGGTCCCTCTTCGGCTGTACTTCAAAACCGGCCTGGTAAAGGTAGAGCTGGGTATGGCCAAAGGCAAGAAGCTCTATGACAAACGAGAGGACATGAAGAAAAAAGATATGCGCCGCGATGTGGCAGTAGCGCTTAAAGAACGGAACAGATAA
- a CDS encoding ComEA family DNA-binding protein: MSCYRSLMSALIVLVVLSFTHVASAKVLRTYQGKLNINTASAADFARLPGIGNVIGFHIIKEREQLGRFSAIKDITSVKGIKPRVFETIKGHLTLTGENNLQVRIDLNTITKPVLLGLPGMSAGEARSIINFRKNRPFTSVEDLLLVPGINGKRMRELSEWLTVVKTQRR; the protein is encoded by the coding sequence ATGTCATGTTATCGCAGCCTGATGTCAGCCCTTATTGTCCTTGTTGTTTTGTCATTTACTCATGTTGCATCGGCCAAAGTCTTGCGCACCTACCAAGGAAAGCTTAACATCAATACGGCGTCCGCAGCGGATTTTGCAAGACTGCCGGGCATAGGTAACGTTATAGGTTTTCACATAATCAAGGAAAGAGAACAACTGGGCCGTTTTTCAGCCATTAAGGACATCACCTCAGTAAAAGGTATTAAACCGCGGGTTTTTGAAACAATAAAAGGCCATCTGACACTGACGGGAGAGAACAACCTGCAGGTCCGCATTGATCTCAACACTATTACCAAACCGGTTCTGCTTGGACTTCCCGGCATGTCCGCCGGGGAAGCGCGTTCAATCATAAATTTCCGCAAGAACAGGCCGTTTACTTCAGTTGAAGACCTGCTGCTGGTGCCAGGTATCAATGGGAAACGGATGCGCGAGCTCTCTGAATGGCTGACGGTGGTTAAAACCCAAAGAAGATAA
- a CDS encoding amidohydrolase family protein translates to MRIFAASTVMPISSSPIAHGGILVENGRIRDVGPVERLRFDYDAPVTDFPKGVIMPGLVNAHTHLELTHFPSWKLRKDLDYSPRTYVDWVIQVIKIKRGLQPEELELSLKEGLRKSLESGTVASADILTDRRLLPIYDETPTKNIVFLEAIGQEPALCAELKEKLKVVIRSGHTRFGISPHAPHTLSPSFFREIKELATSLSLPIMTHLSESSEEASFMHDSTGRIAELLYPHIHWEAYLPKPQRTTSTAYLDSIGVLDQSTIAVHCVHITPADGEILKKRGVNVVICPRSNDRLTVGKAPLHLFKKLDIPMAIGTDSLASNDSLSLWDEMRFILNEFPGVFRHDELLAMATLGGAKVLGIDEEFGSLEVGKRADFLVLEVEDSMAEKDLHRLIIEEARIDQIYISGNHVN, encoded by the coding sequence ATGAGAATCTTCGCCGCTTCAACCGTAATGCCCATATCTTCCTCTCCCATTGCACACGGGGGCATCCTGGTGGAAAATGGCCGAATCAGGGATGTGGGGCCGGTCGAGCGTCTGCGATTTGATTATGACGCTCCAGTCACCGATTTTCCCAAGGGTGTCATCATGCCAGGTTTGGTGAATGCCCATACCCATCTGGAGCTGACCCATTTCCCTTCATGGAAACTGCGCAAGGATCTGGACTATTCGCCGCGTACTTATGTGGACTGGGTCATTCAGGTAATAAAGATCAAGCGCGGTCTTCAGCCTGAAGAACTTGAACTATCCCTGAAGGAAGGACTGCGCAAATCTCTGGAATCGGGTACCGTTGCATCAGCCGATATTCTCACTGATCGGCGACTTTTGCCAATATATGACGAAACACCGACTAAAAATATTGTCTTTCTTGAGGCTATCGGCCAGGAACCTGCTCTATGTGCTGAGCTGAAGGAAAAGTTGAAAGTTGTCATCCGATCAGGTCACACCCGTTTCGGCATATCGCCTCACGCACCACACACCCTGTCACCTTCTTTTTTCAGGGAAATCAAGGAACTTGCAACCAGCTTGTCCTTACCAATAATGACGCACCTGTCCGAGTCATCCGAAGAAGCCTCATTCATGCATGATTCGACAGGCAGGATTGCCGAATTGCTCTATCCCCATATACATTGGGAAGCTTACCTGCCGAAGCCTCAAAGGACTACGTCTACGGCATACCTCGATTCCATTGGCGTTCTGGATCAATCCACCATTGCCGTCCACTGTGTGCACATCACGCCTGCCGATGGAGAGATACTGAAAAAACGAGGAGTAAATGTTGTTATCTGTCCGCGCAGCAATGACAGGCTTACCGTGGGTAAAGCGCCGCTACATCTGTTCAAGAAGCTGGACATACCCATGGCGATCGGCACCGACTCCCTTGCCAGCAATGATTCCCTTTCGCTTTGGGATGAGATGCGTTTTATTCTCAATGAGTTCCCCGGTGTTTTTCGGCATGATGAACTTTTGGCTATGGCAACACTTGGCGGAGCCAAAGTCCTGGGGATCGACGAGGAATTCGGTTCCCTCGAAGTGGGCAAACGGGCCGATTTCCTTGTGCTGGAAGTTGAGGATTCAATGGCGGAAAAGGATCTGCACCGCCTGATCATTGAGGAAGCCCGTATAGATCAAATCTATATCTCCGGCAACCACGTAAATTGA
- the panC gene encoding pantoate--beta-alanine ligase translates to MELIQCIDEMQSIAQAARANGKRIALVPTMGYLHQGHASLMVEGQKRADLLVASIFVNPTQFGVGEDFDSYPRDMENDMRIAEAAGVDLIFAPRAADMYPADYQTYVNVEELTLPLCGANRPGHFRGVTTVVAKFFNIVSPHVALFGQKDYQQLAVIRQMVADLNMPVEVIGMPIVREADGLAMSSRNSYLSPAERVSALCLSNSLNAVRTAFCKGERSVAALKNLVLDMISKERCAAIDYVEFRHGLNLAAVDTADEQTVVALAVKIGKTRLIDNRVLGEE, encoded by the coding sequence ATGGAACTCATTCAATGCATAGATGAAATGCAGAGTATTGCACAGGCTGCCAGGGCGAACGGCAAGCGGATTGCCCTGGTACCCACCATGGGCTACCTTCATCAGGGACATGCTTCTCTTATGGTGGAAGGGCAAAAACGTGCCGATTTGCTGGTGGCCAGCATCTTTGTTAATCCCACCCAATTCGGCGTGGGAGAGGATTTTGACAGCTATCCACGGGATATGGAAAACGACATGCGGATTGCAGAAGCAGCCGGAGTGGATTTGATCTTTGCTCCCAGGGCTGCGGATATGTATCCCGCCGATTACCAGACCTATGTAAACGTGGAAGAGTTGACACTGCCACTGTGCGGAGCAAACCGGCCCGGTCACTTCCGCGGCGTGACTACTGTGGTGGCCAAGTTTTTTAACATCGTATCACCGCATGTTGCGTTGTTTGGTCAGAAGGACTATCAGCAATTGGCAGTGATCAGGCAGATGGTCGCCGACCTTAATATGCCTGTTGAGGTGATTGGCATGCCCATCGTCCGTGAAGCGGATGGTCTGGCAATGAGTTCCCGCAACTCTTACCTGTCGCCGGCGGAACGTGTAAGCGCCCTCTGTTTGTCCAATTCCCTGAACGCGGTAAGAACTGCCTTCTGCAAAGGAGAACGATCAGTGGCAGCTCTCAAAAACCTTGTTCTCGATATGATCAGCAAGGAGAGATGTGCGGCAATTGATTATGTGGAATTTCGCCATGGTTTGAACCTGGCGGCAGTGGATACGGCAGATGAACAGACAGTGGTAGCATTGGCTGTTAAAATTGGAAAGACACGGCTCATTGACAATAGGGTTTTAGGGGAGGAATAA
- the panB gene encoding 3-methyl-2-oxobutanoate hydroxymethyltransferase, translating to MKKATTILDIQKMKAEGEKISMLTCYDYPTARIMDDCGIDMILIGDSVGVVYAGYDNTLPVTMEDMIYHTRAVVRAQPKALVVADMPFLSYQTDMVSARLNAGRLIKEGGAAAVKIEGGVNVAPVIEAITSMDIPVVAHIGLTPQSLHRMGGYRVQGRNNEQAEKLLADARAVESAGAFAVVLEGIPAALAARITSESGIPTIGIGAGPSCDGQVLVIHDILGLCEKYAPKFVKRYADLKPVIAQAISSYIQEVKEGAFPTEGNSFN from the coding sequence TTGAAGAAAGCCACGACCATACTGGATATCCAGAAAATGAAAGCAGAGGGCGAGAAGATATCTATGCTCACCTGCTACGATTATCCAACCGCAAGAATAATGGATGACTGCGGCATCGATATGATCCTTATCGGTGACTCTGTTGGTGTCGTCTATGCAGGTTATGACAATACTCTTCCCGTGACTATGGAAGATATGATCTACCACACCCGGGCAGTGGTAAGAGCTCAGCCGAAGGCGCTGGTGGTGGCGGATATGCCGTTTCTTTCCTACCAGACCGATATGGTATCAGCCAGACTGAACGCTGGTCGTCTGATAAAAGAGGGAGGGGCAGCCGCGGTAAAGATCGAGGGAGGGGTGAATGTGGCCCCGGTAATCGAAGCCATCACCTCCATGGATATCCCGGTAGTGGCGCACATTGGACTTACTCCCCAGTCTCTGCACCGTATGGGAGGCTACCGCGTTCAGGGAAGAAACAATGAACAGGCGGAAAAACTCCTTGCCGATGCCCGCGCTGTAGAGTCAGCCGGCGCCTTTGCCGTTGTCCTGGAAGGTATTCCGGCGGCGCTGGCTGCCAGAATTACCAGCGAATCGGGCATTCCCACGATAGGAATTGGTGCCGGACCGTCCTGTGACGGCCAGGTATTGGTAATACACGATATCCTCGGTCTTTGTGAAAAGTATGCCCCGAAATTCGTCAAGCGCTACGCCGACCTGAAGCCTGTCATAGCTCAAGCCATATCGAGCTATATCCAGGAGGTAAAAGAGGGCGCATTCCCGACGGAAGGAAACTCATTCAACTGA
- a CDS encoding methyl-accepting chemotaxis protein yields the protein MDKIKRSRLYAFLGFILGVGAPIGWTAIRLIFLRDKEVSLLSQIVTDVVKSNYHFALYLYMGIGTALVLAVVGFFIGKAGDELHERAVELDALHKEVASQKEIFENRYKVLDNNIKNFHHISSRIQKTINIQEVLSLCAEGLHDILGYDRVNLLMVDEERKELRFAAATGSDNFDRTNVSLPLDGRSGVIFKCFSEKKLYLVDDITKYPSDFHLKSPYDTIHPLRSRSFVLCPIVVKGESWGVFGIDNRFSQRTLNDTDSDTIKLFADQAASAITRINLLQAIDTLTLQLGKTFSELLNNRDTCSRNVNRLKASAGTIADSATHISSASESVLASVDETSAAVTEISVATEQITKNLDFLAESVDKSVSAMEEISRTIKQVESNTVVSHNVSSQVKAHSDKIRVVVSETITSLAEIQKAVDLSYEGIKRLSENSSRIDNIVSVINEITKRTNLLALNASIIAAQAGDYGKSFGVVADEIRNLSLQTGQSTGEITSIIEEIMQESRIAAGNVTMTKELVQKGVKLGKETGAALGMIEDSSKRAMEMTEQIKIATEEQAQSVQLVTRSIEDVSTMTSQIFNASKEQAKATRNIGKAIESIKEMTEEMVTATVKQASEGSEIKTSVDAVGGLIVGVFDDLEKRQEDSRAVVSELEVIKSIAS from the coding sequence ATGGACAAAATCAAGCGAAGCAGGCTATACGCCTTTTTAGGGTTTATTCTCGGTGTCGGTGCACCAATAGGTTGGACTGCCATCCGCCTTATTTTTCTGCGTGACAAAGAGGTTTCTCTTCTTTCCCAGATCGTCACCGATGTTGTAAAAAGCAATTACCATTTTGCTCTTTATCTGTATATGGGGATCGGCACGGCGCTGGTTCTGGCAGTGGTAGGATTTTTCATAGGCAAGGCCGGTGATGAACTCCATGAAAGGGCGGTGGAACTGGATGCCCTGCATAAGGAGGTGGCTTCTCAAAAGGAAATTTTCGAGAACCGCTACAAAGTCCTTGACAACAACATCAAAAATTTTCACCACATTAGCAGCCGGATTCAGAAAACCATAAACATTCAGGAAGTTCTTTCTCTGTGCGCCGAAGGATTACACGACATTCTGGGTTATGATCGTGTCAATCTTCTTATGGTCGATGAGGAGAGAAAGGAACTCCGTTTTGCTGCGGCAACTGGTTCCGATAATTTCGACCGCACAAATGTTTCCTTGCCTCTTGATGGCAGGAGTGGTGTCATATTCAAATGTTTTTCCGAAAAGAAACTTTATTTGGTCGATGATATTACCAAGTATCCATCCGATTTTCATCTCAAATCCCCTTACGATACCATTCATCCCCTTCGGTCGCGTAGCTTCGTTCTCTGTCCCATTGTTGTCAAAGGCGAATCCTGGGGCGTTTTCGGCATTGATAACAGGTTCAGCCAACGGACCTTGAATGATACGGATTCCGACACAATCAAACTTTTTGCCGATCAGGCTGCCTCCGCCATCACCCGGATAAACCTCCTGCAGGCCATCGATACCCTGACGCTGCAACTGGGTAAGACTTTCTCCGAGCTTCTCAATAATCGGGATACCTGTTCCCGTAATGTAAATCGTCTCAAGGCTTCTGCTGGGACAATTGCCGATAGCGCCACCCACATTTCATCTGCGTCTGAAAGCGTATTGGCTTCCGTGGACGAAACAAGCGCCGCTGTAACAGAAATATCGGTTGCCACTGAACAGATTACGAAAAACCTGGATTTTCTCGCTGAAAGTGTGGACAAATCCGTTTCGGCAATGGAGGAAATTTCCAGAACGATCAAGCAGGTGGAATCCAATACCGTTGTTTCCCACAATGTCTCAAGCCAGGTCAAGGCTCATAGCGACAAGATAAGAGTTGTCGTTTCCGAAACAATCACCTCTCTGGCTGAGATACAAAAGGCTGTAGATCTGTCCTACGAGGGGATTAAACGCCTGAGTGAGAACAGCAGCCGGATCGACAACATAGTAAGTGTCATCAATGAAATAACGAAACGGACGAATCTTTTGGCGTTGAATGCCTCGATTATTGCTGCCCAGGCTGGAGATTACGGCAAAAGTTTCGGCGTAGTAGCCGATGAAATAAGAAACCTTTCGCTGCAGACCGGTCAATCCACTGGAGAAATTACCTCTATTATCGAAGAGATCATGCAAGAATCGCGCATTGCGGCCGGCAATGTGACCATGACCAAGGAGCTGGTACAGAAAGGGGTCAAGCTGGGGAAAGAAACAGGTGCTGCGTTGGGCATGATTGAGGACAGTTCCAAACGTGCCATGGAGATGACCGAGCAGATCAAGATTGCTACCGAAGAGCAGGCACAGAGCGTACAGCTGGTTACCCGCTCCATTGAAGATGTGAGCACCATGACCTCCCAGATATTCAATGCCTCCAAGGAGCAGGCGAAGGCAACAAGAAATATCGGCAAGGCCATCGAATCCATTAAGGAAATGACAGAAGAGATGGTTACAGCAACGGTAAAACAGGCTTCTGAAGGAAGCGAAATCAAAACATCGGTGGATGCCGTGGGAGGACTGATAGTTGGCGTCTTCGACGACCTGGAAAAGAGGCAGGAAGACAGCCGTGCAGTAGTGAGCGAGTTGGAAGTAATCAAGTCCATAGCCAGTTGA
- a CDS encoding 6-phosphofructokinase gives MKKRIGVLTGGGDCPGLNAVIRGVVKAAIIQHGWEVVGIEDGFDGLLTGRCRQLSIDDVRGILPRGGTILGTSNRGNPFARPVEKGGKIEYVDSSNEVVERIKSLGIGALVVIGGEGSFKIAMDLMNKGVPIVGVPKTIDNDLMETDVTFGYNTALETATDALDKLHSTAESHHRVMIMEVMGRYAGWIALESGIAGGADVILIPEIPFDIRKICLAIEKRRNNGSRFSIIVAAEGAFPAGGMRVVKNSADATHAIERLGGVGEFVANELAANLDMDVRVMVLGHLQRGGSPSTFDRCLGSRFGVKAVELVDRNEFGTMVCLKGRDIGNVAIEKAIKQLKVVDPDGEMVKSAVNLGIMLGR, from the coding sequence ATGAAAAAACGGATTGGCGTACTTACCGGCGGTGGAGACTGTCCAGGGCTTAATGCAGTCATCAGAGGCGTCGTTAAAGCAGCCATCATTCAACACGGCTGGGAAGTAGTCGGTATTGAGGACGGTTTCGACGGATTGCTGACCGGCAGATGTCGTCAGTTATCCATCGATGATGTGCGCGGTATCCTCCCCCGTGGAGGGACCATTCTCGGAACTTCCAACAGGGGTAACCCCTTCGCCCGTCCGGTTGAAAAGGGGGGCAAGATCGAATATGTTGATTCTTCCAATGAAGTTGTTGAACGAATAAAATCTCTTGGCATAGGGGCTCTGGTCGTTATCGGCGGTGAAGGCTCCTTTAAGATCGCAATGGATTTGATGAACAAGGGTGTGCCCATTGTCGGTGTACCGAAAACCATCGATAACGACCTGATGGAAACGGATGTGACCTTCGGTTACAATACTGCCCTTGAAACGGCAACCGATGCACTGGACAAACTGCATTCCACTGCAGAGAGCCATCACCGGGTGATGATAATGGAGGTCATGGGAAGATATGCCGGCTGGATAGCTTTGGAATCAGGTATAGCCGGAGGTGCAGATGTCATCCTCATACCTGAAATCCCTTTCGACATCCGGAAAATCTGCCTGGCCATAGAAAAAAGGCGTAACAACGGCAGCCGTTTCAGTATTATTGTGGCAGCTGAAGGGGCCTTTCCTGCGGGGGGCATGAGAGTTGTAAAAAACAGCGCCGATGCTACTCATGCCATTGAGCGTTTGGGCGGCGTCGGAGAATTCGTGGCGAACGAGCTAGCCGCGAACCTGGACATGGATGTACGGGTTATGGTGCTCGGTCACCTGCAGCGCGGCGGATCACCATCCACCTTTGACAGGTGTCTGGGAAGCCGTTTCGGAGTCAAGGCTGTGGAACTTGTTGACCGGAATGAGTTCGGCACGATGGTATGTCTCAAAGGAAGGGATATTGGCAATGTAGCCATTGAAAAGGCGATCAAACAGCTTAAAGTTGTGGATCCCGATGGTGAAATGGTGAAATCTGCCGTAAATTTGGGGATAATGCTTGGCAGGTGA
- a CDS encoding ROK family protein, whose protein sequence is MTKEKICIAIDVGGTNLRFCLVDQAGRLLFKERQSTEINRGRDDFLARLYSSLDYLKKKGTAEGWQVVGIGVGVPGLISNEGLVYSSVNLQPLEGLNLRQLICQATGLPTIVVNDANAWAWGEKCFGAGKGMASFLMLTLGTGVGSGLVLNDGLWTGVDGVAAEFGHATVEPEGRLCRCGNHGCLEQYSSASAIVSATMDALHRGGSSCLAHIPPAEITSAIIAEAAAKGDSLARSIFEQAGRYLGIASALVANLLNLDGIILGGGVAASFDLIAQPMRREIVARAFPIPARRLKVIKSELGDDAGILGAAAMAMASI, encoded by the coding sequence ATGACAAAAGAAAAGATTTGCATTGCCATTGATGTGGGTGGGACAAATCTAAGATTTTGCCTGGTTGATCAAGCAGGGAGGCTTTTATTCAAAGAGCGGCAATCGACGGAAATAAACAGGGGACGGGACGACTTTCTTGCCCGCCTTTACTCAAGCCTTGATTATCTGAAAAAAAAAGGCACGGCTGAAGGCTGGCAGGTTGTTGGCATCGGAGTCGGAGTCCCAGGCTTGATTTCCAATGAGGGGCTGGTGTACTCCTCGGTTAACCTGCAGCCCCTGGAGGGACTCAACCTCCGCCAGCTGATTTGCCAAGCCACTGGGCTGCCAACGATCGTTGTCAACGACGCCAATGCCTGGGCATGGGGTGAGAAGTGTTTCGGCGCCGGCAAAGGTATGGCATCATTCCTCATGCTTACCCTTGGCACAGGCGTCGGTAGTGGCCTTGTGCTGAATGATGGACTGTGGACGGGAGTTGACGGCGTGGCTGCTGAATTTGGTCATGCAACAGTTGAACCTGAAGGCAGGCTGTGCAGGTGTGGCAACCACGGCTGCCTGGAACAGTATTCATCGGCAAGCGCCATAGTATCAGCCACTATGGATGCATTGCATCGGGGGGGCAGCAGCTGTCTCGCGCACATCCCCCCCGCGGAGATTACCAGCGCCATCATCGCCGAGGCGGCCGCTAAAGGAGATTCACTGGCCCGGTCAATATTCGAGCAGGCAGGTCGTTATCTTGGTATTGCCTCGGCTTTGGTGGCAAATCTTTTGAACTTGGACGGCATCATTCTCGGTGGTGGGGTGGCGGCAAGCTTTGACCTCATTGCCCAACCCATGCGCAGGGAGATTGTTGCCAGAGCTTTTCCCATTCCGGCACGGAGACTCAAAGTGATCAAAAGCGAGCTGGGTGATGATGCCGGCATTCTCGGCGCCGCAGCAATGGCAATGGCTTCCATTTAA
- a CDS encoding HIT family protein has translation MERLWAPWRMEYIENSKSEGCVLCIGPDEAIDRDRLILYRTKLSLVMLNRYPYTNGHLMVAPLRHTADMNSLSDEEMLDLFKVLQLSRNVVEKEASPQGYNVGLNLGHAAGAGIDDHLHIHLVPRWNGDTNFMTVISDLRVMPENLLTTYDRLLAGFTAAGKVEL, from the coding sequence ATGGAACGGCTTTGGGCTCCATGGCGCATGGAATACATTGAAAATTCAAAGTCTGAGGGGTGCGTGTTGTGCATTGGACCTGACGAAGCCATTGACCGCGACAGGCTCATACTCTACCGAACCAAACTGTCACTGGTGATGCTGAACAGGTACCCATATACAAATGGTCATCTCATGGTTGCCCCGTTGCGACATACGGCCGATATGAATTCACTGAGTGACGAGGAGATGCTTGACCTGTTCAAGGTGTTGCAACTGTCTCGCAACGTTGTGGAAAAAGAGGCATCTCCCCAAGGCTACAACGTGGGGCTCAACCTGGGGCACGCAGCCGGCGCCGGGATTGACGATCATCTTCACATTCACCTGGTCCCCAGGTGGAACGGTGACACCAATTTCATGACGGTGATATCTGATTTGCGGGTAATGCCAGAAAACCTCCTGACCACCTATGACAGGCTGCTGGCAGGATTTACTGCGGCCGGAAAGGTCGAATTATGA